In Elephas maximus indicus isolate mEleMax1 chromosome 16, mEleMax1 primary haplotype, whole genome shotgun sequence, the sequence TGTGACGTAGCAAATCACTTTCCAAATTTAAGTTTCCGTAAAGAGCCTAGTAAGCCTTTTTCAATTTCTCATGTAAATTCAAACTGTTTATATTGCAGAGACAGTGGCTGATGGAGATTTTTTTCAATAAGCCAAATCTGAGGATTGAAGAGGATTTTGAATTCAAGTCTGGTTATCATATGATATTTTCTTACACCTATGTGCCTCCTTTTTCAATTTAAAGTTGTATTAATGCCAGCTGCAGCTTTCAAATTCAAAGTATGATGAAACGATTTACTAACCtggccttttttgtttttagaatagGCTCTATTGTTGAATTGTTGCCATTTCACCTTCTGGTCCTCTCTTTCCTGCTCAAGTTCTTTTATTCTCTGTGCTTTTTTCaaagctttcttctttttatattcaCGCTGCTGGGCAAGCATttcttttctgtgtagaagaaataaaaatttaacttttgagatttaaaagataaCTTCCTTTCAGATATTGTTGTATgggctcacagtgaccttataggacagagtggaactgccccatagtgtttcccaggagtgcttggtggatttgaacggctgatcttttggttagcagccgagctcttcaccaccacgccacctgggctccaagcCCTGAAAATACTAgccgtgcaaaaaaaaaaaaaaactcacatacTCCTTCCATGAGTAAAAGCACTAATTCATTAAAACCAATGCGAATCACCCAGCACTACTGAAAAAATACCGGTACGTACATGCTTGTAAGATTTCAAACATAACTGTAATCTATTACACGTGTAAATCAGATAGGCTGATTGTTTTGACTTTTACATAGCTTTAGCCAGTTGTGTTTAGGAATAAGATGAGTTTCAACACTAATGGCTGTCTAAACCTTTATCAGCTTCCAATTGGACATAGTTAGCAAGTATAGTGAGCAGGATTTGGAAAtctaaagagagagatttatataaatacatataaagagaAGACTGAATGCAGATAAAACTCTACTTCACCTAGACTGGAAGAGAGCAGCCGCACAAAGGGCAATTACTGCTAACAATTCTTATGAAATAACAAAAACACTCTTGAGTTTTCCAAGAAGTCTTATTCTAAATAGGGTCAGACCCTAAACCTTGTCACAATAAATCCTGCTCACTTAACACTGACTTCTCACTAAAACAAGGATGATGAAAAAGGCCTTTAAAAGAGAAGCGATAAAATCTAGACTCCCCTCTACCATATAATCACCACCATGAAGCTAAGTGTGGCTTTATTACACAGAGGTCAAACACTAAAAACAGATATTGTACGTTGTTTTAcaatttaattttcttattggGAAGCGTAAATGTTATTTAAACAGACAATATAATTTTCCCGAATTCAAATATAGTTATGTAGCAACTTAAAACTCTTGCCAAATCCAGAAGAGCAAATTGTGGCAAATATGCAGCAGTTATCCAAAATACTATTAATTCTACCTCTTGAGATACTTTCCAAAACTGTACACTTTTCTCCACCCTCATTGCCACTCCCTAGGTTCAGACCACCATCATCTTATGCCTGAATCACAGCAGTAGCTGCCTTCTCTCTCCCAGTGATCATTCTAAAACTCATGTGATCACATCATATCCCCTCTATGTAAAATGCTTCCTGGCTTACAAGCTCCTTTATGATCTGGACTTTACCTCCTTAACCTCTTCTCTTGTCAAACCACCTCCCCAGCCCAAGTTTTTGTCACAAGTTATTTCTGTTACCtctgactccattttttttttaaaagcaaacatttactgagctcttACTGCATGTCAAGAACTGTGCTACACACTTTATTAATGctgtcatttaaccctcacaacccTGTAAGGTAGATACTATTCTTACTTTCTCAAAAAGCTTGTCATGATCATTAAAGTGCAGTTTAGGTACCTCTTCTTTGTTCCCCTCAAAGTACCAGTTATGTCCCCTTCGTAACTTCCGCACTTTATTGTAAGTGCTTCTTTAATTATGCATTTTCTCCTCTCAACAACAACCTCAGTCAGGGCAAGGCCTGAGTTGGTCTATTCACTGTGGTGTAGTTCCAGCACCTGGGTTAGTgccagatacattaaaaaaaaaaaaaaaaataccatggagtagattccaactcattgtgacccattTGTCAGAGTAGAAAGTGCTTcataggggtttcagtggctaatttttttggaagtatatcaccagacctttcttccaaggtgcctctgggtgaaccagAACCActtaacctttcacttagcatccCAGGTGCGTTAACCATATGCACCACCTAGGACTCTGCCAGGTACATGGCACCctcttaataaatattcattgaatgccTAAGTGGGAACCAAACTGTCTTCACTTTACCCAGGTATACCCCACTCAGACAATGTTGGCCATATATCGCTGATCAATCTTCAAAACAATGGTAAACGTTATAGTTTTCTCACCCCAATCCAGCCTGCACAGATTGTCTCTGCAGATGACATCAACTACCCAAACGGGGAAGATTACATCTAAAATGCTTAAGTCAAAATCACTTACTTCGACATGGGTTTGTTGCCACTGTCCTCctttgccttccttccttcttctacaGGCTTGAGGTTCAACAGTGGAGTCACTTCAGCATTACCATAGCCAGCAAAGGTGATTGCAGCGGTGCCATTTTCTTCATCTATCTCCTCAATCTCCGCTTCATAACACCTGTAAAGATATCATGGCTGTAAGCAGGTGAGTAAAGGTTTAATACTCAGCCTATAAGACTTATACTGCAGTGATTCAACTATTACATGTGTCTAAAATGAAACATCTGTAATCACCTACTCAAGAGAGTAGTTGGAGTTAGCCAtgtgccaaaataaaaaaaaagaaagttctaaTCAACATACTGCCAGGAAAGGCTCTTGTATGTCTGAGTGTGCTTTAATCTTTGTGAAAAAGATATGGGAATGGTTTCAATGTATGTGCTTCATAGAAGCATGAGATAGCTTAATTTTCAATTTGAGGAGAAAAGAATTTagattattttagaaaatacCCATTTACTTtcccattttcattttcttccctcTAGGACACAAATCATTCCTCTCTCCCAAACTTAATCTAAAGCTAAAAATTTAACGTATTAATGGTAACCACCCAAGAATCAAACTGACACTATAAATCATATTAGTTATAAAGATTAAAATAGGGTGTTTCAAACTGAATAAAATCATCTTAccattgtattttattatttcatgttaTAGTTAGAGGGTTTTTTCTACACTTACTGTCCATCTTCACTCCAGATTGCCATACACTTGTCTCCTACTTTCCATGAATGAGTAGGCTGTGTAGAAGCAAAACTGTCTGAACTTGCAAGAGTTTCCGAAGGTTGAGTTGAAAGAAGGTCTTTGGTTAGTTCTATAACTtcctaaaaaggaaaaacaaaacacattacaTAACATTTTCATAATGTATATTGTCAGCTACTTTCAAgaataagttttctttttttatgacaaCAGCTCTCACCATATAGCACTTGGTAAGTGCTCTACACAAGTAGAAACTGACATAAGGTATTTTATACagccagtaagtggtagagctaggaCTTAAAGTCTGGCTCTAGTCTGTGCTCTTAACTATGATATTGCCTTTCAACTTAATTAAACACAAACACTAATGGAAAGAGGGTAGAAAGTTAAGCATATACATTATTTCTAAGAGCCCTTTGGAGCTCAATAGATCTCTCTAAAGATGAGAAATAAGGTCAAGTACGAGGGATTGAACTAAATTTGAGATCACTTATCACGTACATCACTGCCACATATATTTCATGCAACTGTACTGCTTTACAGGGCATTACTCGGTAGTAGTATTAAACGCCTAGCCATCCTGGCCCTCCtttccccccaaaaccaaaacacttGAAGCACCCTTAATTGTAGCAATAAATGTACCTGCTTATACAGGTTTCCTCTAAAATACAATCAGCACATATAAAAGAAACCATTCATTATAAAActttttccacttaggtaagcAAATTACCAGGTTAGATTTAAAATATTCCAATACCTTAATCTTAAACGCATTAGCACAGCttcatttaaatggaaaaaataaaaagcttaacACACATAGGCAGGCAATGCTTCTCTGTGtgaccatttttttaatttttttttttcaacttcagaCTTACACTTATTGGTTTCATTCAAAGATGTTTGGTCAGGTTGGTTAAAAATATTTGAGAACTAGTAGAAACCGATATATTCTGCTATTTGCTATATTTTTACTCTAATGAAGATTGATACTATGTATCATCTTATCTGATTTAAGAGCTTGCATACCCCTACTAAAATGTTGTATATAAAACACCTTAAAACGCCACATTGTGTGTTTGGGGAGAAAGGTTAGCAAAGTTAAATCCTGTACTGAGTTTCTTCTGGCTCCCACTGAGGTTTTATAATAATTCTGGCTCAGCAGTCAAGAAAGTTAAATATTACTTCTCTCCTAAAAATTCTAAatctttctgaaaaaaaattatttgagccttaaaaaaaatgaaaataaaaaggaaaagaaaggggcGGTGGGAAAGAGAAGCACTAAGCCCTTGGAGAAAAGTCAGTTTTGtgaataaaaagaacagatgTATTAACTAGAAGATTCAGATGTAAGAATTCAGTAAATATCTCTAATGAGTTTTATTAGTTGCCCAGTGGCTTTTAATTAGACACTGCTTTGCAAATGCAAAGAACTTCCAAATAAATAGACCATATACAAAGAAAGTAAATTATCCAGTTTTGTTTTCAGTTAATCACTTTTAGAGCCAGGAATGTAATCCAGTAAGCCTTACTCGAGAGCCCATGTAATCACTTATCATTATAATCACAAGGTATATCCCATGTCCTCCCGCAGGTCATTGAACTAGTAAAGCACGAACATGAATTCTGTATTTGTATGTCTCAGATTTAGAATTCTATTTCTCTTAGGATAGAACAACTTCCCACTATATTTTCATAATAGGGAAACACCAATTTTCATGAAAGAAAACGGTCCTGAAAAGCTATGGGTGTTATAATTTCAGAGCCCTGTACTAAAATGaccctattattttttttaatttcagagcaTTTActcctaaccaaaccaaaccaaactcattgctgtcaaggtgattccaactcatagagaccctacaggacagagtaaaactgcctcatagggtttccaaggagaggctggtagatctgatctgccaaccttttggttagcagccgagttcttagccactgcgccataCCCCTAGTGTCCATTAAAGTTTGCCACTGTTTTACAAACTCCCCCCCCGCAACAAACCATGAAAGGACCTTCTAAATTTTTTTCTCCACATGTGCACATGGACCAAAGTATCAGAAAGAAAAACTATTTTATGTATGAGGGGGTTCTTGAAGGTACATACCATTAATTACTTTTCCTCCCCCAAGTCTGAGTTCTGAAACTGCTCCTTCATCGACAGATGGGCAGCAGTTACAGTAATCGGCAATTCCAGGAAGCATCAGGTGTTGTGATCTACATATCAGCAGGTCAAAGGGGGTGCACTCAAGCACTCTGCTTACTGAAGGAAGGCGTTTCGGGGATGCAGAGAGCCACTGTAATATATGAGACAAGTGACTTGACCCCTGCCTCCTTTAGAACCAGTTTATTCAGCAAAACAGCCtaatatattcactattcttgtgatTATCATAGCCTGCTTGGGGAGCTAGTTAGCTAGCTAGCCTGGATTTTACtacacccctttttttttttttttccatgaaaaaaGGCCATTAGGATTTCAGTAGATTGATGTGCTGCCTGCTGAGTAACTTTATTCTACTCAAAAGACAGTACACAGAAAGATAAATACAGAAATCTTACGGTAAATGGAAGTCACTGAAAaaatgcagaaagggcattttaTCTTAAATCGAATAAAGGACAAACAATTCATAACCAGGATATAATTCTGCAGGAgaaacaaaaaaactagaaacCATATGATGgttgaaaaatatgaaaataagcaGGCCACAAATTCAGTGATTAAGAACCACGTCTAAACGGACGTTTCATCAAATATAACAGGAAGAATTAAATACAACAaagcctgtgaaagccggaacctgtgtaaggcagaaacctgtcagagaaggaaaccaaATATCTTCCACTAATAGCGATAGAAAGTGGTATGACtgaaccctgtcaaaggtggaaaacttgtaagacctggaaaaacaaggcagccccgtggagttccggctctcacaggtttcactgtaacgATGGCAAAAAGTATAGCCcagaaagcagagaagaaaaaagagaaccaCCTATGGCAAAATACAGCCTGTAACTATAGTCTCAAAGGAGACAATAATTACTTTTCAAAATCTCATCTAATCTTAGAGGATATCTTCCATCTTTGAGTAGTATTTATTCAAAACAGACCTATATTTAGTAAccaaatgaaactttttttttccatgacagagtaaaagggaaagaaactgTGATCAAGTCAGTAAAAACATTCTCTATTATTGCTATCTCAAGAGTTAGAACTTAAGCTTCTAAATCTGTGCCATCCAATATGACTATTTACTTAAATAAAGTGAAAACCACAATTCCTCAATCACATTAGCCACATTTTAAATATTCAATAGCCACACATGGCTAGTAGCTATGGTTTTGAACAGCACAGATAcatatttccatcatcacagaaagttctactggacagcactGCTCTAAATGGCTAAAGAAAAAGGGCTACTTTACAGATAAATGACTCCCAACTCATTATTAACTGAATCCTAGGTAAGCCATTTACGTGCTTACTAAAATGCCAACCACAATGGTCTCTCTCCCTGTACAGTATTTTCCACTACAGATCATGTCATAGTAAGGCATTTCTGCCCAGATTCTAATGATAATGTATTCTAGAAATATTAAAACGTTCTCATAATGCTGTTTCAACTTCCATTCCTAACTCTCCCTTCTACCAGTTCCACCACAGGCCTCCTCCCACTGCCTAGGAAACAATATATGCAACACCTGCACAcaatgtttcattttcttcagtgcTACTTTTAAGTTGGTAAAGGCAGATGGGACATGCTGGGACATCTCTGAGGCAAGCAGAAAGGTGGTGCTTTACAGCAAATAAGTAGACATACAAGTGGTCAGTTTGCCTGTCTCTTTATCTTTAATGCATATTCTTCATCTTCGATATATACTTACCGAACACATGTACAAATCAAATGATTGGACAGGTACCAAACTGTTGGGCTATTTTTACTAAGGGGCCTGGGAGTGGGAGAAGTTCCTCCAAAACACCATTTTCTTACTGACTGGGCACTTCGATATCCACAGGCCTGACTTCTACATATTGAAGAGGGGTCCTGTTCATACTGAAGTTATCCCAGATGTATTCtgtgttttaaataaataaataactattcTAACTATATGGAAGTTTATCAAAAATCTAGAATTTGAACCTGAAAATATTCAGCTCATCTTAATTATGCCCAGGTAGGCTCTTTCAGAATCCCAAATCTGGACCCTATTTCAAATAAGTTTCATTTGTTTGAAGtgctaatatatataaaatattaattgttTTAAAGGATAAGGGGATGAGAAAGGCAGAGAAAAATTATTTAGACAGGACAAAGGTGATCCAAGTTTTGTAGTGAATCAATAAGGACAGATCTAAATAAAACATCATTTCAAACTTTTTAACATCAGGTTCAGATTTTAAAGAAGTCCTCAAATTTGTTCTTAAGATGAAAAGtcataaatatttacaaatattaacaTATGGTGTTTTTCTTAATCAACGTGAGAAACAACAGCTATTTACTATCACGACTTTTGTCTTGAAACCCCACTGtgggttttaaaaaaaagcagcttCTGTACCTATTGAACTCTTCTTGACCCACAAAAACAAAGCACATTAAGATTTCCTTTCTAACACATTAATTTCAATTGAGTGCCAAGGACTACACTGTAAAACTTGGCCTATGTAACATTTATGCTGAAAACAAGTATCTCTTTAgttatttttctaatttgttttcAACACTGGGTATAACTCGTTAGCTTTGAAACACACACACTTATTTCATTTTCAAAGACTATTGTGGCATTAAAAAGAATCTTGACAGgctatacttttttcttttaatcttcatTATCTTTTTaactaaatattctttgccaaatctttttttaaaaaaagaaaaaaaacaatgcaCTTTCCATTGTAAAGTTATGTGTACCTCCTCTCCTGAAAACGAGACTTCCAAAATCaactcttattttaaaaatcatatgagCATTCAAGATTTGCATAACAAAGAACAATGCTGATCCACTCATTTTGATGCATACACACTGAGGAAACAACTCTACTTCTGAGCCAGATGTGCCTAAGAGCATATACACATGGATACATGGAGAGTACCCCCTCCAAAGAGTGCTCTGGGTACCAAGGGATCTTAAGTAATAAACCAtttgaaaaacacaaaaataccCTACAAGGAATATAACTCAAAGTGTCCCTCCATACTTACCTGTAAATCTTTTTTCAATTTTAGCAAATCTTCATTTTCTCCATTTCCAGATAATGCAGCTTCGACTTGCTGGAGTTGAGCTTTATAGCTTGCCAGCTGCTTTGCTAGATCCTCTGAcatcttgggggtgggggagggaagggtggataggtggggtgggggtgggagagataaagatcataaaaatgaaattaaaaaaactcaTAAAATGTAATTTCCCTGTCACAATTAATCTTTACCAGTTTTGTTCCCAACTCCTTATTAACACTGTAGCTTAATTCATCACCATTACCTTTACTTTTAGTTCAAAGTTGTGAGCCAAACCAcaaacttgaaggcaatggattctGAAGATTATAAACATGTCAGATAAATTTCATACAGTAAGAAAAACTGCAAAAAATAAGACAAAGGTGAAACAGAAAATTCTAAGTTTCTTTTCTTACATGGCAAGTACTGTGTTCAGCTCAGTTAACAGGGTTATTGTAtcttccaaaaaaaaccccaaaacaaacaacaaaaaatactaacCTGTTGGaaaatactaccaaaaaaaaaaaaaattttttttaagcaccaAAGAAAACTTCCAAAGCCCATTACAAATGGCTTTGGACTAACTACATTAATAACTCTCTTCTTGAGCTATTTAAGTAATACGAGTTTATTTAAAGGCTCTTCTCCAGAGCAAAATTCTTCCACCTACTTAAATAGTGCCGATGCATTTCTTCAGTAAAAAGAAACAGCacaaatattctttcttttaaGCATTTTAAGGAAAGTGCCTTTCACCCAACCGGGCTAACTCATTCTCCTGAAAATAAGATACAAATTAACCCTTTATAAATGATTTATAAAAGATATTTCAGAacctttctctttcttaaaactCCTCCCCAAGGACGGCCTGGAATCTGGAAAGGCTCTAAAGGTGTTAAAGTAGACAGGTTGCTCTCCTCTCAAATCACCCAACAACCCCAAACCCGCCACACCTTGGCCGATTATTTCAGACCTCAAATTCAAACATCGGCTTCCAGGGAAACTAAAAACACGAACTCAGCGGAGCCCAGAGGTGCCGGCGCCGCACATCCCCAAACAGCCCTACTCGGAACGGCTGCGGGCGTCCCAAAGCGGCCTCCCGCGTCCCGACCCCACCCGACGGGTTCTCCAGAGCAGCCACGTTCGCCGCCACGGCCCGAAGGCCCCAGACGCGCCAAGGCCGGTCAGGGCCCAACTCTGGGTGGGAAAGGAGGCCGTAGCTCCTAATACTTTGGCCGGCGCCCCCGCCCTTCGAGCACGGCGGCCCCCTCGGCTTCAGGCCTCCGCTTCAACTCAAACAAGCCGAGGCCCCGCGAGGCCTTACTCCCTCCCTCACTGGGTTTGTTACCTTGTGTGGGGCCGGGAGCGGGGCGGGGCGGCGGGAAAGGGTCGGGGCGATTGAGTACAGTGGTAGCGGCAGCAGCAGGGAAAATCTCCGCGGCGTCGACAACAAGGCGACTGGGTTTGAAAAGAAGAAATCTATCGGCCGCGAGGGGGAGGGGAGCAAGCCCCGGCACTGGAAGGAGGACTAGACAGGCGCGTGATGTCTCGCGAGATTTTCGAGCCCTCGCGAGACGTCGCTCGACTCACGTGGTTCCTGGCATCCATTGGGAGGCCGGCTCTTACTCGCGTTAGTGGGCGGGATTTAGTAAGAAGGAAATGGCGTTCCTGGGCTGCGCCAGGCGCGGGAGGTAGGTTAGTCTTACCTCACTTCCGGCTTGGAGACGGTAGCTGTTGGATTGTTCAGTTAGGACTGAGTGCTGTCGAACTTTTCTAGGGGCTCCCGCAGAGATAATCGCTTGTGCCTTCTTCGGCGACCGATGCTAAGAAGTTGGAGGGACAGGGATTAATGCACTCTTTatactagtttttgttttttttttataatagtagttgGTTCTCAAAATGTAGTCCCTGAACCTGCAGCGTCAGCATCTCCTGGTAATTTATTAGCAGTGCAAATCATCAAGCCCCACTTCACACCTCCCGGATCTAAGCTCTAGGGATAGGACTCAGCAATCggttttaacaagccttccaggtACTACTCGTGtccactcaagtttgagaaccactgctttatgtAGCCGTAAAAGCATTAGAAACAAAGCAGACTGAATTGTGGCAGACCTGTTGGAGAGGAGGTTGATTTACTTAAAACCTATTTTGTTAAACCTATTCGATTTTaataagattgtgaggatggctcaggaccgggcagtgttcatCTGTGCAAtagaggtcgctatgagtaggaacccactccacggcacctaacaacaacaacaaattaaatagGTTAAACCTGTCTCTCCGGAACAGTCTCTAAGTTATGGTTGCGTGAAAAGCAGAGCGTGTGATAGTCCCACTTACGTTTAAAAAGAAATGCGCATTAAGTGTGTGTGACGTAATAATGCTATTTCTGGACGAACACACAAACATATCAAGAGGTTTGGAGTGGAAGCCAAATGCTTTCATTGGTTACCCTTTGTACTGTTTACCTTTATTGTTCCTTTTTTAACCGTATGCATATGTTACTTGTTTTCAATTAAAGTCCTCAGACACAAAGCGCCTAGATGGAGGCACGGAAGGATCCTTTCCTGGGGGATTAACCTCTGTTGTACTCTTAAGAAGGCCCGTCTCACAAATGGACTCCTTTGAACGTGGACCGTGGCATCATCCTGCTTTAgcgcctttttgctttcttttactgtatattttatttattttttaataatttttattgtgctttaagtgaaagtctacaaatgaagtcagtcgcacacaaaaaccta encodes:
- the SMNDC1 gene encoding survival of motor neuron-related-splicing factor 30 isoform X2 — protein: MEVIELTKDLLSTQPSETLASSDSFASTQPTHSWKVGDKCMAIWSEDGQCYEAEIEEIDEENGTAAITFAGYGNAEVTPLLNLKPVEEGRKAKEDSGNKPMSKKEMLAQQREYKKKKALKKAQRIKELEQEREDQKVKWQQFNNRAYSKNKKGQVKRSIFASPESVTGKVGVGTCGIADKPMTQYQDTSKYNVRHLMPQ
- the SMNDC1 gene encoding survival of motor neuron-related-splicing factor 30 isoform X1, with translation MSEDLAKQLASYKAQLQQVEAALSGNGENEDLLKLKKDLQEVIELTKDLLSTQPSETLASSDSFASTQPTHSWKVGDKCMAIWSEDGQCYEAEIEEIDEENGTAAITFAGYGNAEVTPLLNLKPVEEGRKAKEDSGNKPMSKKEMLAQQREYKKKKALKKAQRIKELEQEREDQKVKWQQFNNRAYSKNKKGQVKRSIFASPESVTGKVGVGTCGIADKPMTQYQDTSKYNVRHLMPQ